The Erwinia sorbitola nucleotide sequence TGCGGTTCAGATGTTAAACGGCAGCGCACCGGCGATACTTACACTACCGGCTCTGCCTTATCACGCCAGCTTCAGTCCGGTAAACGCACTGCTGCTGCTGGCGATGTCGGTAACCGCCTTCTTCAGCAGCCTCTATGCCTGCGCCTGGCTGGCGAATGCCCGTCCGCACCAGCGCGCCCGCACCGGCTTGTCAGGTAATCTGCTGCTGGCAGCGCTGACCGCCGCTGCGATATCCGCCAATGCGGTTGAACTGATCCTGATGATGGAAATCGCCGCGCTGTGTGCCTATTTCCTGATCGTACAGGCCGATGATGTAAAAAGCCGCCGTGCCGGTCAGAATCAGTTTTTATCCGGTCGCATCGGGACGCTGTGCCTGATTCTGGCGTTCGCGCTGCTGCATCACGCCAGCGGCAGTCTGGATTTTGAGGTGCTTCGCCACACCACCTTTACGCCGGGCACTAAATCGCTGGCCTTCCTGCTGGCGCTGGCCGGATTCGGACTGTATGCCGGAATTATCCCGCTGCACGCCTGGGTGCCGCAGTCGCACTCCAGCGCGCCCGCTCATATCGCCGCTCTGTTCTCTTCTGCGCTGATGAAAATCGGCATTATTGGCATCGTAAAAATCGGTCTGGATCTGCTCGGAGCGCCGCCGCTCTGGTGGGGCCTGCTGGTATTGCTTCTGGCGATGCTGACCGCCTTTATCGGCGGCCTTTACGCGCTGATGGAGCATGATATCCGCCGTCTGCTGGCCTATCACTCGCTGGAAAATGTCGGAATTATTCTGCTCGGCATCGGCGGCGCAATGGTGGGCGTGGCGCTGCATCAACCGCTGCTGGCCTCGCTCGCCCTGCTGGCAGGGCTGTTCCACCTGTTCAATCACGGGCTGTTTAAAACCGCGCTGTTCCTTGGTGCGGGTGAAATTGAAATGCAGACCGGCATTAAGGATATGGAAAAGCTCGGCGGGATCGCCCGTGTGATGCCGTGGACCGCCGTCGCGATGCTGATTGCCCTGATGTCGATGGCTGCGCTGCCGCCGCTCAACGGCTTTGCCAGCGAGTGGCTGCTGTATCAGTCGCTGTTTCAACTCAGCGCCAGTCAGGTGTTTATCGCACGTCTGCTCGGGCCATTGCTGGCCGTCGGCCTGGCGCTGACCGGGGCGCTGGCGCTGATGTGCATTGCTAAAGTCTTTGGCGTCACTTTCTCAGGTGCGCCGCGCAGTCAGGCAGCGGCAGAGGCTACGCCTGCGCCGCGTGCGATGACGATAAGTAGCGTCCTGCTGGCGCTGCTGTGTGTGATTTCTGGTGTCGCCTCGCCGTGGATTATTCCTTATTTCGCCGCCGTGGCCGCTTCGGTGCTGAACCAGCCTGTTTTACAGGCCGCCGGGCATGGCGCGGCCTTTTCCACCACCTCCGCTGTATCTGTGCCGATGATTGCGATCCTGCTGCTGGGTATGCCTCTGCTGCCATGGATTATCGCCATGGTATTGCGCGGTTCCCGTCTGCCAGACCGTTCACGCGGCGATGCCTGGGCCTGTGGCTACGGCCATTCCGCAGAGATGGTGGTAACGGCGACCGGTTTTGCACAGCCGCTGCGCGTGATGTTTGCCCCGCTTTATCGTCTGCGTCAGCAGATGACACCTGCTCCGCTGGTG carries:
- a CDS encoding proton-conducting transporter transmembrane domain-containing protein translates to MTALFAFDPASLMTLALLVWIFSGIACGLLAGAARLSSLISGAGSMLACAAVMIAAVQMLNGSAPAILTLPALPYHASFSPVNALLLLAMSVTAFFSSLYACAWLANARPHQRARTGLSGNLLLAALTAAAISANAVELILMMEIAALCAYFLIVQADDVKSRRAGQNQFLSGRIGTLCLILAFALLHHASGSLDFEVLRHTTFTPGTKSLAFLLALAGFGLYAGIIPLHAWVPQSHSSAPAHIAALFSSALMKIGIIGIVKIGLDLLGAPPLWWGLLVLLLAMLTAFIGGLYALMEHDIRRLLAYHSLENVGIILLGIGGAMVGVALHQPLLASLALLAGLFHLFNHGLFKTALFLGAGEIEMQTGIKDMEKLGGIARVMPWTAVAMLIALMSMAALPPLNGFASEWLLYQSLFQLSASQVFIARLLGPLLAVGLALTGALALMCIAKVFGVTFSGAPRSQAAAEATPAPRAMTISSVLLALLCVISGVASPWIIPYFAAVAASVLNQPVLQAAGHGAAFSTTSAVSVPMIAILLLGMPLLPWIIAMVLRGSRLPDRSRGDAWACGYGHSAEMVVTATGFAQPLRVMFAPLYRLRQQMTPAPLVAALHRSGLGTFCRRLALIELAVLLVVAFA